A single window of Larimichthys crocea isolate SSNF chromosome XII, L_crocea_2.0, whole genome shotgun sequence DNA harbors:
- the LOC113747055 gene encoding zinc finger protein 660-like, whose product MKVEADTFVVTPTDEERDHVEPEPESDHQLLLNNFYAAESQDQKGYKREDSTRDAETEQNNQQHENRSQSNIVCNPNLSGADNNIDEPSFKCNTCGKDYKYKSNLQKHMRVHTDLQQQHVCGGKRRRFSLTQQLCNQERSSSLDPRGPQSLYRIKEEQEELCNQSGKGEEGCAEGGG is encoded by the exons atgaaggtggaggctgatacctttgtggtgactcctactgatgaggaaagggaccatgttgaaccagaacctgaaagtgaccaccagctgctgttgaacaaCTTTTATGCAGCTGAGAGCCAAGATCAGAAAGGATACAAGCGTGAAGACTCTACTAGAGatgcagagacagaacaaaacaatcaacaacatgaaaacagaagtcAGAGTAACATCGTCTGCAACCCTAACTTGTCAGGGGCTGACAATAATATTGATGAACcgtcttttaaatgtaacaccTGTGGAAAGGATTATAAGTATAAGTCAAATCTTCAGAAACACATGAGAGTGCACACAG atctccaacagcaacatgtctgtggaggaaagaggaggaggttctcactgacccagcagctctgtaaccaggagaggagctccagtctggaccCAAGAGGACCCCAGAGCCTCTACAggattaaagaggaacaggaggagctctGCAACCAGTCAGGGAAGGGAGAGGAAGGTTGTGCTGAAGGTGGAGGCTGA
- the LOC104940053 gene encoding zinc finger protein OZF isoform X1, which translates to MSSVECLREFVNERLTAAAEEIFGVFQKTIVEYEEEIYRQRKLLDIVCKPEIKLHRIDLQQQHVCEEEEEEVLTDQQLCNQERSSSLDQEDPEPLQIKEEQEELCTSQEGEEVVIKVEADTFVVTPTDEERDHVEPEPESDHQLLLNNFYAAESQDQKGYKHEHSTRDAESEQNDQQYENRSQSNIVCNPNLSGADNNIHKPSFKCNTCGKDCKYKSVLLNHMRIHTAEKPYICTTCGKAFAQNGTLTIHIRCAHTGERPYLCNTCGKRFSDLSTLKRHQRAHTGEKPYICKICDKTFSRINSLKMHQRMHTGKKPYICKTCGKEICSIYSLKLHERIHTGEKLYLCKTCGKSFNRINSLTVHQRIHTGEKPYVCAICGRAFRQRSALSVHIRCAHTGERPYLCNTCGKRFSDLSTLRRHQRAHTGKKP; encoded by the exons ATGTCTTCAGTTGAGTGTTTGAGAGAGTTTGTCAACGAGCgactaactgctgctgctgaagaaatatttggagtttttcaaaaaactatCGTCGAGTACGAAGAAGAGATCTATCGTCAGCGCAAACTGCTGGATATCGTTTgcaaacctgaaataaagttacacaggatag atctccaacagcaacatgtctgtgaggaggaagaggaggaggttctcactgaccagcagctctgtaaccaggagaggagctccagtctggaccaagaggacccagagcctctacagattaaagaggaacaggaggagctctgcaccagtcaggagggagaggaggttgTGATAAAGGTGGAGGCTGATACCTTTGTGGTGACTCCTACTGATGAGGAAAGGGACCATgttgaaccagaacctgaaagtgaccaccagctgctgttgaacaaCTTTTATGCAGCTGAGAGCCAAGATCAGAAAGGATACAAGCATGAACACTCTACTAGAGATGCAGAGTCAGAACAAAACGATCAACAATATGAAAACAGAAGTCAGAGTAACATCGTCTGCAACCCTAACTTGTCAGGGGCTGACAATAATATTCACAAACcgtcttttaaatgtaacacttgTGGGAAGGATTGTAAGTATAAGTCAGTACTTCTGAACCACATGAGAATTCACACAGCTGAGAAGCCGTACATTtgtacaacatgtgggaaagcgTTTGCACAGAATGGTACCTTGACAATCCACATTAGATGCGCCCACACTGGTGAGAGGCCGTACCTTTGTAATacctgtgggaaaagattcagtGATCTTTCAACATTGAAAAGGCATCAGAGGgctcacacaggtgagaagccatATATTTGCAAAATCTGCGATAAAACGTTTAGTAGAATTAACTCATTGAAAATGCATCAGAGAATGCACACAGGTAAGAAGCCGTATATTTGCAAAACCTGCGGGAAAGAAATTTGTAGTATTTACTCATTAAAACTGCATGAgagaattcacacaggtgagaagctgTACCTTTGTAAAACTTGCGGGAAAAGCTTTAATAGAATTAACTCATTGACTGTCCATCAaagaattcacacaggtgagaaacCGTATGTTTGCGCAATATGTGGAAGAGCTTTCAGACAGCGTAGTGCCTTAAGCGTCCACATTAGATGCGCCCACACTGGTGAGAGGCCGTACCTTTGCAAcacctgtgggaaaagattcagtGATCTTTCAACATTGAGAAGGCATCAGAGGGCTCACACAGGTAAGAAGCCATAA
- the LOC113747168 gene encoding zinc finger protein 501-like, giving the protein MSSVDCLRQFVNERLTAAAEEIFGVFQKTIVEYEEEIYRQRKLLDIVCKPEIKLHRIDLQQQHVCEEEEEEVLTDQQLCNQERSSSLDQEDPEPLQIKEEQEELCTSQEGEEVVMKVEADTFVVTPTDEERDHVQPEPETDYSEPELNCDDQQHQCRTHSNTYKHSFKCDSCGQDFTHKAALERHAKIHTGEKVYSCKFGNMETIRKHQNICTGVKLHNCTTCGKAFREKKILKVHIQRVHTHGKLYLCNTCGKIFRRSDSFKLHQRIHTGEKPYSCTTCGKAFRQSGDLTDHKRRVHTGERPYLCNTCGKRFIDFSSLKMHQRIHTGEKPYTCTTCGKAFRQKGALTIHFRRIHTGDKPYTCNICEKTFCATSDLKKHMKIHIVQ; this is encoded by the exons ATGTCTTCAGTTGACTGTTTGAGACAGTTTGTCAACGAGCgactaactgctgctgctgaagaaatatttggagtttttcaaaaaactatCGTCGAGTACGAAGAAGAGATCTATCGTCAGCGCAAACTGCTGGATATCGTTTgcaaacctgaaataaagttacacaggatag atctccaacagcaacatgtctgtgaggaggaagaggaggaggttctcactgaccagcagctctgtaaccaggagaggagctccagtctggaccaagaggacccagagcctctacagattaaagaggaacaggaggagctctgcaccagtcaggagggagaggaggttgTGATGAAGGTGGAGGCTGATACCTTTGTGGTGACTCCTACTGATGAGGAAAGGGACCATGTTCAACCAGAACCTGAAACTGACTACAGTGAACCTGAACTGAATTGTGATGACCAACAACACCAATGCAGAACTCACAGCAATACTTACAAACATTCTTTCAAATGCGACAGCTGCGGTCAAGATTTTACGCACAAGGCAGCATTGGAGAGACATGCGAAAATCCACACAGGCGAGAAGGTGTATTCATGCAAATTTGGTAACATGGAAACCATAAGAAAGCATCAAAACATTTGCACAGGTGTGAAGCTGCATAATTGCACAACATGTGGTAAAgctttcagagagaaaaaaatcttgAAAGTGCACATACAACGCGTCCACACACATGGGAAGCTGTACCTTTGCAACACCTGTGGGAAAATATTTCGCAGAAGTGACTCATTTAAACTGCATCAaagaattcacacaggtgagaagccgtatagttgcacaacatgtgggaaagctttcagACAAAGTGGTGACTTGACAGACCATAAAAGACGCGTCCACACTGGTGAGAGGCCGTACCTTTGCAAcacctgtgggaaaagattcatTGACTTTTCATCATTGAAAATGCACCAgagaattcacacaggtgagaagccgtatacTTGTACAACATGTGGAAAAGCTTTCAGACAGAAGGGTGCCTTGACAATCCATTTTAGACGCATCCACACAGGTGACAAGCCGTACACCTGCAACATATGTGAGAAAACATTTTGCGCCACATCTGACTTGAAAAagcacatgaaaatacatataGTTCAGTAG
- the LOC104940053 gene encoding zinc finger and SCAN domain-containing protein 31 isoform X2, translating into MSSVECLREFVNERLTAAAEEIFGVFQKTIVEYEEEIYRQRKLLDIVCKPEIKLHRIDLQQQHVCEEEEEEVLTDQQLCNQERSSSLDQEDPEPLQIKEEQEELCTSQEGEEVVIKVEADTFVVTPTDEERDHVEPEPESDHQLLLNNFYAAESQDQKGYKHEHSTRDAESEQNDQQYENRSQSNIVCNPNLSGADNNIHKPSFKCNTCGKDCKYKSVLLNHMRIHTAEKPYICTTCGKAFAQNGTLTIHIRCAHTGERPYLCNTCGKRFSDLSTLRRHQRAHTGKKP; encoded by the exons ATGTCTTCAGTTGAGTGTTTGAGAGAGTTTGTCAACGAGCgactaactgctgctgctgaagaaatatttggagtttttcaaaaaactatCGTCGAGTACGAAGAAGAGATCTATCGTCAGCGCAAACTGCTGGATATCGTTTgcaaacctgaaataaagttacacaggatag atctccaacagcaacatgtctgtgaggaggaagaggaggaggttctcactgaccagcagctctgtaaccaggagaggagctccagtctggaccaagaggacccagagcctctacagattaaagaggaacaggaggagctctgcaccagtcaggagggagaggaggttgTGATAAAGGTGGAGGCTGATACCTTTGTGGTGACTCCTACTGATGAGGAAAGGGACCATgttgaaccagaacctgaaagtgaccaccagctgctgttgaacaaCTTTTATGCAGCTGAGAGCCAAGATCAGAAAGGATACAAGCATGAACACTCTACTAGAGATGCAGAGTCAGAACAAAACGATCAACAATATGAAAACAGAAGTCAGAGTAACATCGTCTGCAACCCTAACTTGTCAGGGGCTGACAATAATATTCACAAACcgtcttttaaatgtaacacttgTGGGAAGGATTGTAAGTATAAGTCAGTACTTCTGAACCACATGAGAATTCACACAGCTGAGAAGCCGTACATTtgtacaacatgtgggaaagcgTTTGCACAGAATGGTACCTTGACAATCCAC ATTAGATGCGCCCACACTGGTGAGAGGCCGTACCTTTGCAAcacctgtgggaaaagattcagtGATCTTTCAACATTGAGAAGGCATCAGAGGGCTCACACAGGTAAGAAGCCATAA